The Gemmatimonadota bacterium genomic interval AGAACGCCTCTTCACCGCGGCCTACCTTCGGCGGCGCGACCCGCGACCGATCTTCGCTTCGACGCGCTTCGGCAACGTTCTCGGGTCCCGGGGCTCGGTGATTCCGCTCTTCCACCGCCAGGTACATGACGGAGGGCCGGTCACGATCACCGACCTCGATATGACGCGTTTCATCATGACGCTGCGCGAAGCCGTGAAGCTGACGATGGACTCGGTCTTTCTGGCGCAGGGCGGTGAGGTCTTCGTGACCAAGATGCAGGTCCTCCGGATCGAGGACCTCGCGCACGTGATGATCGAGGAGCTGGCGCCCGTGTACGGGCACGATCCGGACGAGATCCGCATCGAGATCATCGGCGCGAAGATGGGCGAGAAGCTCTGGGAAGAGCTGCTCAACGAAGAGGAGGTCCGGCGCGCGGAGGAGCTGCCGAACCACTTCGTCATCCATCCGGTGGTGCCGACGACGCTGGGAGGCAAGCTCGAGTACATCCACCCCAAAGCGCTCGGCACCGTCGAAGAGGCCTACAACTCGGCGCGCGAGAGGCCGATGACGCGCGAAGAGCTCCGCACGTACCTCAGGGAGCACGAGCTGCTCGAGGTCGACGGCGACGGGGGTGCAAGCAGCGAGGCGGGGCGGACCCGAGTCTGGGAGATGGCGGAACGATGAGGGTGCTCATCCTGGGCGGCGACGGCTACCTGGGTTGGCCCACCTCCATGTCACTCGCTGCCCGCGGCGACGAAGTCATGGCGGTGGACAACTACCTGCGCCGCACCATCGCACGGCAGACCTCGTCCGAAGCGCTGATGCCCAACCCGAATCTGGAGGAACGTGCTCGACTCTTCGAGCAGTTGACGGGGAAGAGCATCGAGGTCCGTATCGGAGACGTCACCGACTACCGAGTCCTCGAGAGCGTGGTTCGGGAATTCAAGCCTGAGGCGATCGTTCACTATGCGGAGCAGCCGTCGGGGCCGTACTCCATGCGGGGCTTCGACGAGGCGCGCTTGACACTCCAGAACAACTTGAACGCGACGTTCAACGTCATCTGGGCGGTCATGCAGCACGCACCTGACTGCCACATCGTGAAGCTCGGCACGATGGGGGAGTACGGGACGCCCGACATCGATATCGAGGAAGGATGGATCGAGATAGAGCACAAGGGGCGCAAGGACACGTTCCTGTATCCCCGTCAGGCGGGCAGCCTCTACCACACCACCAAAGTGCTCGATACCGATCTGCTTTGGTTCTACGTGCGCACTTTCGGACTGCGCGTGACGGACCTCATGCAGGGACCTGTCTACGGCCTCTCGACCGATGAGTCGAATCTCGACGAGCGTCTGCTTCCCAACTTCCACTACGACGACATTTTCGGCACGGTGGTCAACCGCTTCCTCGTGCAGGCGGTGGCGGGAGTCCCGCTCACGGTGTACGGGACCGGTGGACAGGTTCGTGGTTACTTGAACCTGCGTGATACGATGCAGTGCATTCAGTTGGCGCTGCGTTCGAGGGCGGATTCCGGCGAGTTGCGTGTCATGAACCAGTTCACCGAGACGTTCTCGGTGAACGATCTTGCGGATCGCGTGCAGCGTGTCGGGAGCGAGCTTGGGCTCGCCGTCGAGGTACAGAACGTGCCGAACCCACGGAAGGAGGCGGAGGATCACTACTACAACCCCGCGCATTCCGCGCTGCTGGACCTCGGCCTCGAGCCGACCTACATGACCGATGAAGTGCTAGCTGCGATGATGCGTCAGGTGATCGCGTACGAGGATCAGATCGCCAGGGACCGGATTCCTCCGCGCGTGCGTTGGTCGACGGAATGACGGATGATAGCCGCACACGTCTGGAGTTCTCGCCGCCGTTCCTTGGGGAGGAGGAGATCGCCGAGGTCGCCGAGGCCCTGCGCTCCGGCTGGATCTCTCGTGGACCGCGCACCCGCCAGTTCGAGGCAGCGTTCGCCGAGTACCTGGGGGCGCCGTCGGCCCTCGGCCTGAGCTCGTGCACAGCGGGACTCCACCTCGCTCTCATCGTCCTCGAGATCGGGCCGGGTGACGAAGTCATCGTGCCGACCATGACGTTCTGCGCGACCGCGAACGCGGTCGAGCACGTCGGCGCGAAGCCGGTGCTAGTGGACGTGGAGGCGGACACGCTCAACATCGACCCGAAGGCGGTCGAGAACGCGATCACGGAGCGCACGAAGGCGATCATGGTCGTGCACTACGGTGGCCATCCGGCTGACTTGAACGCGCTGCAAGCCATTGCGGATCACCACGGGCTCGCGGTCGTGGAGGACGCCGCCCACTCGTTGCCGGCTCGGTACGAGGGTCGGACGGTTGGTGCCACGCCCAACCTCACGTCCTTCAGTTTTTACGCGACGAAGAACCTGACGACAGGAGAGGGTGGAATGCTCACGGGTGATCCCGCG includes:
- a CDS encoding polysaccharide biosynthesis protein, whose amino-acid sequence is MSDWTGRRVLVTGVCGTVGREILRQLVTEAPTEIIGIDNNESELFFLQQETSDLDTLVTLSLGDVRDAARLQRVMEGVDTVLHAAALKHVHLCEQSPRDAIQTNVLGAQNIVDAAEANGVERVILTSSDKAVNPTSVMGTSKLMGERLFTAAYLRRRDPRPIFASTRFGNVLGSRGSVIPLFHRQVHDGGPVTITDLDMTRFIMTLREAVKLTMDSVFLAQGGEVFVTKMQVLRIEDLAHVMIEELAPVYGHDPDEIRIEIIGAKMGEKLWEELLNEEEVRRAEELPNHFVIHPVVPTTLGGKLEYIHPKALGTVEEAYNSARERPMTREELRTYLREHELLEVDGDGGASSEAGRTRVWEMAER
- a CDS encoding NAD-dependent epimerase/dehydratase family protein; translated protein: MRVLILGGDGYLGWPTSMSLAARGDEVMAVDNYLRRTIARQTSSEALMPNPNLEERARLFEQLTGKSIEVRIGDVTDYRVLESVVREFKPEAIVHYAEQPSGPYSMRGFDEARLTLQNNLNATFNVIWAVMQHAPDCHIVKLGTMGEYGTPDIDIEEGWIEIEHKGRKDTFLYPRQAGSLYHTTKVLDTDLLWFYVRTFGLRVTDLMQGPVYGLSTDESNLDERLLPNFHYDDIFGTVVNRFLVQAVAGVPLTVYGTGGQVRGYLNLRDTMQCIQLALRSRADSGELRVMNQFTETFSVNDLADRVQRVGSELGLAVEVQNVPNPRKEAEDHYYNPAHSALLDLGLEPTYMTDEVLAAMMRQVIAYEDQIARDRIPPRVRWSTE
- a CDS encoding DegT/DnrJ/EryC1/StrS family aminotransferase, which codes for MTDDSRTRLEFSPPFLGEEEIAEVAEALRSGWISRGPRTRQFEAAFAEYLGAPSALGLSSCTAGLHLALIVLEIGPGDEVIVPTMTFCATANAVEHVGAKPVLVDVEADTLNIDPKAVENAITERTKAIMVVHYGGHPADLNALQAIADHHGLAVVEDAAHSLPARYEGRTVGATPNLTSFSFYATKNLTTGEGGMLTGDPALVDRARVLSLHGIQTGAWDRHSEGGTWYYEVVAPGYKYNMTDLEAALGMCQLKKLDSMQARRREIVDLYQEAFADIEGLELPSTRHGVDPAWHLFPIRVRPDVLGIDRDQLVHGLTEQGIGTSVHFIPLHVQPYYREKYGLTTEDFPVAHDAFERLVTIPLHPGLSDEDGERIVDAIRGTICQRK